The DNA sequence ATGCAAAAAATCTCACTGTTATCAGCAATAATGCCGGCATTGATGGCGTTGGCCTCGGCAAACTCCTTGAAACAAGACAAATTCGTAAAATGATTTCATCATACGTTGGTGAAAATAAACTTTTTGAACAACTCTATTTAAGTGGCGATTTGCTTCTAGAATTTAACCCACAAGGGACACTCGCCGAACGTATTAGAGCAGGTGGTGCGGGCATCCCTGCATTTTATACAAAAACAGGTGTTGGTACAATCATCGCTGATGGTAAAGAAACACGTGACTTCAATGGACAAACCTACGTTATGGAAACAGCGCTTAAGGCTGACATTTCCCTCGTTAAAGCCTATCAAGGTGATGCTGAAGGCAACTTGGTCTACAGAAAAACCGCTCGCAATTTCAATCCCATGATTGCAACAGCAGGCGCCATCACAATTGCAGAAGTTGAAGAAATTGTTCCAGTTGGCTCCATCGGAGCTGATTCAATTCACACACCTGGCATTTTCGTTAAAAGGCTCCTACAAGGGAAAAATTACGAAAAACGCATTGAGCAACGCACAACACGCGCTTAAATCACACACTGAAAATAAAAAATAAAGGAAATAACATGGTTTGGTCACGCGACGATATGGCAAAAAGAGCCGTTCAAGAACTTCAAGATGGATTTTATGTCAATCTCGGCATTGGCATTCCAACTCTGGTTGCCAACTACATCCCTGATGACATTAAAGTCACACTGCAAAGTGAAAATGGCATGCTCGGCATGGGCCCTTTTCCAACTGAATCAGAGGTCGATCCAGACCTTATTAATGCTGGCAAACAAACAATTACAGAACTTCCTCAATCCAGCTACTTCGATTCCGCTACCTCTTTTGCGATGATCCGAGGCGGTCACATCGATTTATCGATTCTCGGCGCAATGGAAGTTTCAGAAAAGGGAGATATTGCCAATTGGATGATCCCTGGCAAAATGGTCAAAGGCATGGGCGGCGCGATGGATCTTGTTGCTGGGGTCAAACGCGTTGTTGTGATTATGGATTATATTTCAAAAAATGAAGATCCGAAATTTGTACCCACATGCTCGCTCCCTCTGACGGGTAAAGCTGTCGTTGATCTTTTAATTACAACGCATGGTGTCTTTGAAAATAGCCCGAATGGATTTGTTCTAACAGAACTTGCTGATGGCATCACCCTTGATGAAATACAGCGCCTCACAAAAGCGAAATTCACCGTTTCACCCTATCTCACTAACGAAAAGCGGAGATCTATCTCTTAAAGAGAAACATCAATGTTTTTTAAGCTTTTTTTGAAACTATCTCTCAGCATAAAATATGAAAATTGATTATCAAGAGAAAGGCGCCTTAAGGAAGGGAGCCCTTGGAAAAGAGCAAGTAATGCCTTGGCTGATGTGTTACCGATTTTATGCTGCTCCAAAATCTGATCCTCAGTTCTTGTTTCAGCAATCTCATGATCATATGAAAATCTACAATGGACAACTGGCTGTTCAACTTTTGCTGGCCTCGATAAATCCACAAAACGAACTTGTTTTAAATGGCCAGGAATGTATTTGTTTAATTGGTGAAAAAGAACAAGACTATCTTGAGACTGGCATAGATCAATATAATCAATTCTCATGTTTTGAACAGCTTGCCTGAGCGCATTCAATTCAGGATATTTGATAGTATACTTTATTGCAGGTTCAAATAGAATTGCAACAGGCCGCCTGCCACCCTCATTTATAAAATGTTGAATCACTTTTGATGTTTCATAAAAAGTCAGAAGACTCTTGTAATCGAGATAATCTGCTATCATGCAAATACTCCCATGACATCTTAGCAAATCAGCGGTGTCATCACTCTCAATAGGTGTATCACCCCGACAATAAA is a window from the Alphaproteobacteria bacterium genome containing:
- a CDS encoding CoA transferase subunit A, with amino-acid sequence MKKIYPSASDALKNLVKDGMTIMVGGFGLCGIPENLIDALKDSDAKNLTVISNNAGIDGVGLGKLLETRQIRKMISSYVGENKLFEQLYLSGDLLLEFNPQGTLAERIRAGGAGIPAFYTKTGVGTIIADGKETRDFNGQTYVMETALKADISLVKAYQGDAEGNLVYRKTARNFNPMIATAGAITIAEVEEIVPVGSIGADSIHTPGIFVKRLLQGKNYEKRIEQRTTRA
- a CDS encoding CoA transferase subunit B, which gives rise to MVWSRDDMAKRAVQELQDGFYVNLGIGIPTLVANYIPDDIKVTLQSENGMLGMGPFPTESEVDPDLINAGKQTITELPQSSYFDSATSFAMIRGGHIDLSILGAMEVSEKGDIANWMIPGKMVKGMGGAMDLVAGVKRVVVIMDYISKNEDPKFVPTCSLPLTGKAVVDLLITTHGVFENSPNGFVLTELADGITLDEIQRLTKAKFTVSPYLTNEKRRSIS